A window of Magnetospirillum sp. WYHS-4 contains these coding sequences:
- a CDS encoding VWA domain-containing protein, with protein sequence MSKLPAPGGAVADFLTKVAETPTPVHAPGQIRGRLIFALDATASREPAWDHAARIQGEMFAATAALGGLELQLAFFRGFGEFKVSRWVADSAALLRLMGQVRCAAGETQIAKVLRHAANETRSHRVNALVLVGDAVEEDLDQLGHLAGELGVLGLPVFAFHEGSDPVAAYAFQEIARLSRGAYCPFDASSAHQLRDLLGAVATFAVGGRKALADYARRKGGEVRLLAKSMEGL encoded by the coding sequence ATGAGCAAACTCCCCGCCCCCGGCGGCGCGGTCGCCGATTTCCTGACCAAAGTGGCGGAGACACCGACGCCGGTCCACGCACCGGGACAAATCCGCGGACGGTTGATCTTTGCCCTCGACGCCACCGCCAGCCGCGAGCCCGCCTGGGACCATGCCGCCCGCATCCAGGGCGAGATGTTCGCCGCCACCGCCGCCCTGGGCGGATTGGAACTCCAACTCGCCTTCTTCCGCGGCTTCGGCGAATTCAAGGTCAGCCGCTGGGTGGCGGATTCGGCGGCACTGCTGCGCCTGATGGGCCAAGTCCGCTGCGCCGCGGGCGAAACCCAGATCGCCAAGGTGCTGCGGCATGCCGCCAACGAGACCCGGTCCCACCGGGTCAACGCCCTGGTGCTGGTCGGCGATGCCGTGGAGGAGGATCTCGACCAATTGGGCCATCTGGCTGGCGAATTGGGCGTGCTGGGCCTGCCGGTCTTCGCCTTCCACGAAGGCAGCGATCCGGTGGCCGCCTATGCCTTCCAGGAAATCGCCCGTCTGTCGCGCGGCGCCTATTGCCCTTTCGACGCTTCCAGCGCCCACCAATTGAGGGACCTGCTGGGCGCGGTGGCGACCTTCGCCGTCGGCGGCCGGAAGGCCTTGGCCGACTACGCCCGGCGGAAGGGTGGCGAGGTGCGGCTGCTGGCGAAAAGCATGGAAGGACTGTAA
- a CDS encoding type II toxin-antitoxin system death-on-curing family toxin: MSCEPRWLPLDWVLAIHDEQLAMFGGGTGIRDPGLLESALAKPVNRWHYEPGATFPELAAALGHGIIANHPFVDGNKRTGLICMPIFLHINGWLFDPDKIEEVRMILGVAAGEVGEAELARWVAAASRPR; the protein is encoded by the coding sequence GTGAGCTGCGAGCCGCGCTGGCTGCCCTTGGACTGGGTTCTGGCCATTCACGACGAGCAACTGGCGATGTTCGGCGGCGGCACGGGGATCCGTGACCCGGGCCTCCTGGAAAGCGCACTGGCCAAGCCGGTCAACCGTTGGCATTACGAGCCGGGGGCGACCTTTCCGGAACTGGCTGCGGCCTTGGGCCATGGCATCATAGCCAATCATCCGTTCGTCGATGGCAACAAGCGCACGGGCCTGATTTGCATGCCGATCTTCCTGCACATCAACGGTTGGCTGTTCGATCCGGACAAGATCGAGGAGGTCCGGATGATCCTCGGCGTGGCGGCCGGCGAGGTGGGGGAGGCGGAACTGGCCCGCTGGGTGGCCGCCGCCTCCCGCCCCAGGTAA
- a CDS encoding cytochrome c, with amino-acid sequence MTSFVRSIAAAAMVAAIAAPAFADETNPNIVHRQGIYKIAAGHMTSLKAILLLGLDNKDHISYHAKGLQQAFAHHYKPYPPGTDKGETKAKPEIWSKPDDFKAAAQQAGQAVGKLVDAAEFNDAGATVAAFKDVSAACKNCHDKFRKD; translated from the coding sequence ATGACGTCTTTCGTTCGTTCCATTGCCGCGGCCGCGATGGTCGCGGCCATCGCCGCGCCGGCTTTCGCCGACGAGACCAATCCGAACATCGTCCACCGCCAGGGTATCTATAAGATCGCCGCCGGCCATATGACGTCCCTGAAGGCGATCCTTTTGCTCGGGCTCGACAACAAGGATCACATCTCCTACCACGCCAAGGGACTGCAGCAGGCCTTCGCCCACCATTACAAGCCCTACCCGCCGGGCACCGACAAGGGCGAGACCAAAGCCAAGCCGGAAATCTGGTCCAAGCCCGACGACTTCAAAGCCGCCGCCCAGCAGGCCGGCCAGGCCGTGGGTAAGCTGGTGGACGCCGCCGAATTCAACGACGCGGGCGCCACGGTGGCGGCCTTCAAGGACGTTTCCGCCGCCTGCAAGAACTGCCACGACAAGTTCCGCAAGGACTGA
- a CDS encoding division plane positioning ATPase MipZ: MTRKIRVIVVGNEKGGSGKSTTAMHLAVGLMLAGRRVGCLDLDLRQRSLGRFMENRATFAAARGIQLAMPESRPVAEGEDADRTVSEALASLLATNDLAIVDTPGSDSPLSRAGHSFADLLVTPLNDSLVDLDGLARVDPEKMAVKGPSHYAELVWQQKLRRAQRDGGSLDWVVLRNRLSHLDAHNKREVGRLLGDLARRIGFRIVEGFGERVIYRELFLKGLTVMDIHQTEGMNLSHVAARQEVRGLIEALRLGP, encoded by the coding sequence ATGACCCGCAAGATACGCGTCATCGTGGTCGGCAACGAAAAGGGCGGCAGTGGCAAGTCCACCACCGCCATGCACTTGGCGGTGGGCCTGATGCTGGCGGGACGTCGGGTCGGCTGCCTGGACCTGGATCTGAGACAGCGCAGCCTGGGACGGTTCATGGAGAATCGCGCCACCTTCGCGGCCGCCCGTGGAATCCAGCTCGCTATGCCGGAGTCGCGGCCAGTCGCCGAAGGGGAGGACGCGGACCGGACGGTAAGCGAGGCCCTGGCCTCCCTTCTGGCGACCAACGACTTGGCGATCGTCGATACTCCGGGCAGCGACTCGCCCCTCAGCCGGGCCGGCCATTCCTTCGCCGATCTCCTGGTGACGCCGCTCAACGACAGCCTGGTGGACCTGGATGGCCTGGCGCGGGTCGATCCGGAGAAGATGGCGGTCAAGGGGCCCAGCCACTATGCCGAACTGGTCTGGCAGCAGAAGCTGCGGCGCGCTCAGCGCGATGGCGGATCGCTCGACTGGGTGGTGCTGCGCAACCGCCTGTCCCATCTGGACGCCCACAACAAACGGGAAGTCGGGCGCCTGTTGGGAGACTTGGCGCGGCGCATCGGCTTTCGCATCGTCGAGGGGTTCGGCGAACGGGTCATCTACCGAGAACTGTTCCTCAAGGGCCTGACGGTCATGGACATCCACCAGACGGAGGGCATGAATCTTTCCCACGTCGCGGCCCGCCAGGAGGTGCGCGGTCTGATCGAGGCCCTGCGGCTCGGACCATGA
- a CDS encoding AbrB/MazE/SpoVT family DNA-binding domain-containing protein, which yields MSHVVNLRKIGNSLGVILPKAELEHLGISEGDKLFLIRTPEGLRLTPYDPAFADAMEAAREFMREHRDVLRELAK from the coding sequence ATGTCCCATGTCGTCAACCTGCGCAAGATCGGCAACTCGCTGGGCGTCATCCTGCCCAAGGCGGAACTGGAGCATCTGGGGATCAGCGAAGGGGACAAGCTGTTCCTTATCCGCACACCGGAAGGCCTGCGTCTGACGCCCTACGATCCTGCCTTCGCCGACGCGATGGAGGCCGCGCGCGAGTTCATGCGCGAACACCGCGACGTCCTGCGCGAGTTGGCCAAGTGA